One region of Yersinia bercovieri ATCC 43970 genomic DNA includes:
- a CDS encoding threonine/serine exporter has protein sequence MSLLWALLQDMVLAAIPALGFAMVFNVPVRALRYCALLGAIGHGSRMLMVHFGMNIELASLLASIMIGVIGINWSRWLLAHPKVFTVAAVIPMFPGISAYTAMISVVEISHMGYTEALMSTMVTNFLKASFIVGALSIGLSLPGLWLYRKRPGV, from the coding sequence GTGAGTTTACTCTGGGCGTTACTGCAAGATATGGTGTTGGCCGCCATTCCGGCATTGGGTTTTGCGATGGTGTTTAATGTGCCGGTGCGTGCATTGCGCTATTGCGCACTACTGGGGGCAATAGGTCACGGTTCGCGCATGTTGATGGTTCATTTTGGCATGAATATCGAACTGGCTTCGTTATTGGCCTCGATTATGATTGGGGTGATCGGGATTAATTGGTCGCGCTGGCTACTGGCGCACCCCAAAGTTTTCACTGTTGCTGCTGTGATCCCAATGTTCCCCGGAATCTCTGCTTATACCGCGATGATATCAGTGGTGGAGATTTCGCATATGGGTTACACCGAGGCATTGATGTCCACTATGGTGACTAATTTCTTGAAAGCATCATTTATTGTTGGTGCGTTGTCGATTGGTTTATCTTTGCCGGGATTATGGCTATATCGCAAACGTCCTGGTGTATAA
- the folA gene encoding type 3 dihydrofolate reductase: protein MIISLIAALAADRVIGMENAMPWHLPADLAWFKRNTLNKPVIMGRKTFESIGRPLPGRLNIVISSQPGTDDRVTWATSIDEALSFAGDAQEVMVMGGGRVYNQFLDRANRMYLTHIDAEVGGDTHFPDYEPDEWESTFSEFHDADEANSHSYCFEILERR from the coding sequence ATGATTATCAGCCTGATCGCTGCACTGGCAGCGGATCGCGTTATCGGTATGGAAAACGCCATGCCATGGCACTTACCTGCGGATTTAGCGTGGTTCAAACGTAACACGCTAAATAAGCCGGTTATTATGGGCCGTAAAACTTTCGAATCCATTGGTCGCCCTCTACCGGGGCGCTTGAATATTGTTATCAGTAGTCAACCGGGCACTGATGACCGTGTGACCTGGGCAACCTCTATTGATGAGGCGCTCTCTTTCGCTGGTGATGCGCAAGAGGTGATGGTCATGGGGGGGGGGCGAGTCTATAACCAATTTTTAGACCGTGCCAATCGCATGTATCTAACCCATATTGATGCTGAAGTTGGTGGTGATACCCATTTCCCTGACTATGAACCAGATGAGTGGGAAAGCACATTCAGCGAGTTTCATGATGCGGACGAAGCCAACTCTCACAGCTATTGCTTCGAGATTCTGGAACGTCGCTAA
- the carA gene encoding glutamine-hydrolyzing carbamoyl-phosphate synthase small subunit: MIKSALLVLEDGTQFHGRAIGAEGTAEGTAVGEVVFNTSMTGYQEILTDPSYSRQIVTLTYPHIGNVGTNASDEESSAVHAQGLVIRDLPLIASNYRSEEGLAEYLKRHNIVAIADIDTRKLTRLLREKGAQNGCIIVGDLSDAALALEKAKAFPGLKGMDLAKEVTTKDSYKWLQGSWTLEDDLPAAQQPEDLPFHVVAYDYGVKRNILRMLVDRGCRLTVVPAQTPASEVLKLNPDGIFLSNGPGDPEPCDYAIAAIKRFLETDIPVFGICLGHQLLALASGAKTVKMKFGHHGGNHPVKDLDADCVMITAQNHGFAVDESTLPSNLRKTHVSLFDGSLQGIHRTDKAAFSFQGHPEASPGPHDAAPLFDHFIELIEAYRATAASHTHN, translated from the coding sequence TTGATTAAGTCAGCGCTATTGGTTCTCGAAGACGGAACCCAATTTCACGGTCGGGCCATCGGGGCAGAGGGTACGGCAGAGGGTACGGCAGTGGGGGAAGTGGTCTTCAATACGTCGATGACCGGTTATCAAGAAATCCTCACTGATCCTTCCTACTCCCGCCAGATCGTTACTCTTACTTATCCTCATATCGGCAATGTCGGCACTAATGCCTCCGATGAAGAATCCTCCGCAGTACACGCCCAAGGTCTTGTTATTCGTGACCTGCCATTGATCGCCAGCAACTACCGCAGTGAAGAAGGCTTAGCTGAGTATCTCAAACGTCACAACATTGTGGCGATTGCTGATATCGATACCCGCAAGCTGACCCGGTTGCTGCGTGAGAAAGGTGCGCAAAACGGCTGCATTATTGTGGGTGACTTATCTGATGCCGCTTTGGCGTTGGAAAAAGCGAAAGCCTTCCCCGGTTTGAAAGGGATGGATTTGGCGAAAGAAGTGACCACCAAGGATAGCTATAAGTGGCTGCAAGGCAGTTGGACACTGGAAGATGATCTGCCTGCAGCGCAGCAGCCAGAAGATTTGCCCTTCCACGTCGTGGCTTACGATTACGGTGTGAAACGCAATATCCTGCGTATGCTGGTCGATCGCGGTTGCCGCCTGACGGTGGTTCCGGCGCAAACCCCGGCTTCAGAGGTTCTGAAGCTGAATCCAGATGGCATTTTCTTGTCCAACGGCCCAGGGGACCCAGAGCCATGCGACTATGCGATCGCGGCGATTAAGCGCTTCCTGGAAACCGATATCCCGGTGTTTGGTATCTGCTTAGGTCACCAATTATTGGCACTGGCCAGTGGCGCAAAAACGGTAAAAATGAAGTTTGGTCACCACGGTGGCAACCATCCAGTGAAAGATTTGGATGCAGATTGCGTGATGATTACTGCACAGAACCATGGTTTCGCAGTAGATGAAAGCACATTGCCATCCAACCTGCGTAAGACGCACGTTTCGCTATTTGATGGTTCTCTGCAAGGGATTCACCGCACCGATAAAGCAGCCTTCAGCTTCCAGGGTCACCCAGAAGCCAGCCCAGGGCCACATGATGCCGCCCCGTTGTTTGATCACTTTATTGAGCTGATTGAAGCTTATCGCGCCACCGCCGCTAGCCATACCCATAATTAA
- the rsmA gene encoding 16S rRNA (adenine(1518)-N(6)/adenine(1519)-N(6))-dimethyltransferase RsmA: protein MNNRVHQGHFARKRFGQNFLNDQFVIDSIVSAIHPVPGEAVVEIGPGLGALTEPVAARMDRMTVIELDRDLAARLASHPQLKDKLTIHQQDAMKVNFAELAELAGQPLRVFGNLPYNISTPLMFHLFSYTNAIRDMHFMLQKEVVNRLVAGPNSKAYGRLTVMAQYYCNVIPVLEVPPTAFTPAPKVDSAVVRLIPHVNMPNPVGDVRMLTRITTQAFNQRRKTVRNSLGDLFTAEQLIELGIDPILRAENISVAQYCKLANWLSAQSTPQE, encoded by the coding sequence ATGAATAATAGAGTCCACCAAGGGCATTTTGCCCGCAAACGCTTTGGACAAAACTTTTTAAACGATCAGTTTGTCATCGACAGTATTGTCTCTGCTATCCACCCCGTTCCCGGTGAAGCGGTAGTTGAGATCGGCCCCGGTTTAGGTGCATTAACCGAGCCAGTCGCAGCACGAATGGATCGCATGACGGTTATTGAGCTGGATCGTGACTTAGCCGCTCGACTGGCTAGCCATCCTCAGTTAAAAGACAAACTCACCATCCATCAACAAGACGCGATGAAGGTCAATTTCGCTGAATTGGCGGAGCTTGCAGGGCAGCCATTGCGGGTGTTTGGTAACTTGCCATACAACATCTCCACCCCGCTGATGTTCCATCTTTTCAGCTATACTAATGCTATTCGTGACATGCATTTCATGTTACAAAAAGAGGTCGTTAACCGCTTGGTTGCCGGGCCTAACAGTAAAGCTTATGGCCGTTTGACCGTAATGGCGCAATACTATTGCAACGTTATCCCCGTGTTGGAAGTACCGCCAACTGCATTTACCCCGGCCCCGAAAGTTGATTCGGCTGTGGTGCGCTTGATTCCACATGTGAACATGCCAAACCCGGTGGGTGATGTGCGTATGCTTACCCGCATTACCACGCAAGCATTCAACCAACGCAGAAAAACAGTGCGTAACAGCTTAGGTGATCTATTCACTGCAGAGCAGTTAATCGAATTAGGTATTGACCCAATATTGCGGGCAGAGAACATTTCGGTAGCGCAGTACTGCAAGCTGGCGAACTGGCTTTCAGCCCAATCGACACCGCAAGAATAA
- the apaG gene encoding Co2+/Mg2+ efflux protein ApaG, translating into MIEQPRVCVQVQSIYVETQSIPDEERFVFAYTVTIRNLGRSNVQLMGRYWLITNSNGRQTEVQGEGVIGEQPLILPGNEFQYTSGAVLETPLGTMEGHYEMVDHLGQAFRTAIPVFRLAIPTLIH; encoded by the coding sequence ATGATTGAACAGCCTCGCGTTTGTGTACAGGTGCAAAGTATCTATGTGGAAACCCAATCGATACCTGATGAAGAACGTTTCGTCTTTGCCTATACCGTGACAATTCGTAATTTAGGCCGTTCAAATGTGCAACTGATGGGCCGCTATTGGTTAATCACCAATAGTAATGGCCGGCAGACTGAAGTTCAGGGTGAAGGGGTTATCGGCGAACAGCCGCTGATCCTGCCAGGTAATGAGTTTCAATATACCAGCGGCGCTGTTTTAGAGACCCCGCTGGGTACCATGGAAGGGCACTATGAGATGGTTGACCACCTAGGTCAGGCTTTCCGTACTGCGATTCCGGTGTTCCGCTTAGCGATCCCTACCCTGATCCATTAA
- the carB gene encoding carbamoyl-phosphate synthase large subunit codes for MPKRTDIKSILILGAGPIVIGQACEFDYSGAQACKALREEGYRVILVNSNPATIMTDPEMADATYIEPIHWEVVRKIIEKERPDAVLPTMGGQTALNCALELERQGVLAEFGVTMIGATADAIDKAEDRRRFDIAMKKIGLDTARSGIAHNMEEALAVAADVGFPCIIRPSFTMGGTGGGIAYNREEFEEICERGLDLSPTKELLIDESLIGWKEYEMEVVRDKNDNCIIVCAIENFDAMGIHTGDSITVAPAQTLTDKEYQIMRNASMAVLREIGVETGGSNVQFSVNPKNGRLIVIEMNPRVSRSSALASKATGFPIAKIAAKLAVGYTLDELMNDITGGRTPASFEPSIDYVVTKIPRFNFEKFAGANDRLTTQMKSVGEVMAIGRTLQESLQKALRGLEVGATGFDPKVSLDDPEALTKIRRELKEAGSDRIWYIADAFRAGMSVDGVFNLTNVDRWFLVQIEELVRLEENVAECGINGLNAEFMRQLKRKGFADARLAKLVGAAESEVRKLRYKHGLHPVYKRVDTCAAEFSTDTAYMYSTYEEECESNPTSDRPKVMVLGGGPNRIGQGIEFDYCCVHASLALREDGYETIMVNCNPETVSTDYDTSDRLYFESVTLEDVLEIVRIEKPQGVIVQYGGQTPLKLARELEAAGVPVIGTSPDAIDRAEDRERFQQAVNRLGLKQPANATVATIEQAVEKATGLGYPLVVRPSYVLGGRAMEIVYDEVDLRRYFQNAVSVSNDAPVLLDRFLDDAVEVDVDAICDGERVLIGGIMEHIEQAGVHSGDSACSLPAYTLSKEIQDVMRQQVEKLAFELCVRGLMNVQFAVKNNEVYLIEVNPRAARTVPFVSKATGMPLAKIAARVMVGQSLAEQGITEEIIPPYYSVKEVVLPFNKFPGVDPILGPEMRSTGEVMGVGRTFAEAFSKAMLGSQSGMKKSGRALLSVREGDKHRVVDLAAKLLKQGFELDATHGTAVVLGEAGINPRLVNKVHEGRPHIQDRIKNGEYTYIVNTTAGRQAIEDSKLIRRSALQYKVHYDTTLNGGFATAMALNADPTEQVISVQEMHAKIKNMKG; via the coding sequence ATGCCAAAACGTACAGATATAAAAAGCATCCTGATTCTGGGCGCAGGCCCTATCGTTATCGGCCAGGCTTGTGAGTTTGACTACTCCGGCGCTCAGGCTTGTAAAGCGCTGCGTGAAGAGGGTTACCGCGTCATTCTGGTGAACTCAAACCCCGCGACCATCATGACCGACCCTGAGATGGCCGATGCAACCTATATCGAGCCGATCCACTGGGAAGTGGTGCGTAAGATCATCGAAAAAGAGCGCCCAGACGCTGTTTTGCCAACCATGGGGGGGCAAACCGCACTGAACTGTGCGCTGGAACTGGAGCGCCAAGGTGTGCTGGCTGAATTTGGCGTCACCATGATTGGTGCCACCGCCGATGCCATTGATAAAGCAGAAGACCGCCGTCGCTTTGATATCGCGATGAAGAAAATTGGTCTGGATACCGCCCGCTCAGGTATTGCCCATAATATGGAAGAAGCGCTGGCCGTCGCGGCAGATGTGGGCTTCCCTTGCATCATCCGCCCCTCTTTTACCATGGGTGGCACGGGTGGCGGTATTGCTTATAACCGCGAAGAGTTTGAAGAAATTTGTGAGCGCGGCCTGGATTTGTCGCCAACTAAAGAGTTGCTGATCGATGAGTCACTGATTGGCTGGAAAGAGTATGAGATGGAAGTTGTTCGCGATAAAAACGACAACTGTATCATCGTCTGCGCCATCGAAAACTTCGATGCCATGGGTATCCATACCGGTGACTCCATCACTGTCGCCCCTGCCCAAACACTGACCGATAAAGAGTATCAAATCATGCGTAATGCCTCGATGGCAGTACTGCGTGAAATCGGCGTAGAAACCGGTGGTTCTAACGTGCAGTTCTCGGTTAACCCGAAAAATGGCCGTTTGATTGTGATTGAAATGAATCCACGTGTCTCCCGCTCCTCCGCGCTGGCCTCTAAAGCAACGGGCTTCCCGATTGCCAAGATTGCCGCCAAACTGGCGGTGGGTTATACGCTGGATGAGTTGATGAATGACATCACTGGCGGTCGTACCCCTGCCTCCTTCGAGCCATCCATTGACTACGTTGTGACCAAGATCCCTCGCTTTAACTTCGAAAAGTTTGCCGGTGCTAATGATCGTCTGACTACGCAGATGAAATCTGTCGGTGAAGTCATGGCTATTGGCCGCACGTTGCAGGAGTCACTGCAAAAAGCGCTGCGCGGTTTGGAGGTGGGTGCAACAGGTTTTGATCCGAAAGTGAGTCTGGATGACCCCGAAGCGCTGACCAAAATTCGTCGTGAATTGAAAGAGGCGGGTTCTGATCGTATTTGGTACATCGCCGATGCCTTCCGTGCTGGGATGTCGGTTGATGGCGTTTTCAATCTGACCAACGTTGATCGCTGGTTCCTGGTGCAGATTGAAGAGCTGGTTCGCCTGGAAGAGAATGTGGCGGAGTGCGGCATTAATGGCCTGAATGCCGAGTTTATGCGCCAGTTGAAACGCAAAGGTTTTGCCGATGCTCGTCTGGCGAAATTGGTCGGCGCGGCGGAGAGCGAAGTGCGTAAACTGCGCTACAAGCATGGTCTGCATCCGGTCTACAAGCGAGTAGACACCTGTGCGGCGGAGTTCTCTACCGATACTGCCTACATGTACTCTACCTACGAGGAAGAGTGCGAATCCAACCCAACCAGTGATCGTCCGAAAGTGATGGTGCTGGGGGGCGGGCCGAACCGTATCGGCCAAGGGATTGAGTTCGACTATTGCTGCGTGCACGCCTCATTGGCGCTGCGTGAAGATGGTTACGAAACCATCATGGTGAACTGTAACCCAGAAACAGTATCAACCGACTACGACACCTCTGATCGCCTCTACTTCGAGTCAGTTACGCTGGAAGATGTGCTGGAAATCGTGCGTATCGAGAAGCCGCAGGGCGTTATCGTGCAGTATGGTGGCCAGACGCCATTGAAATTGGCCCGTGAATTGGAAGCGGCTGGTGTGCCAGTGATTGGGACTAGCCCGGATGCTATCGACCGCGCTGAAGACCGTGAACGTTTCCAACAGGCGGTTAATCGTCTGGGCCTGAAACAGCCAGCGAACGCCACGGTTGCCACGATTGAACAGGCCGTAGAGAAAGCGACCGGTCTGGGTTATCCGCTGGTGGTTCGCCCATCCTATGTCTTGGGTGGGCGCGCAATGGAGATCGTGTATGACGAAGTCGACCTGCGCCGTTACTTCCAAAATGCGGTGAGTGTCTCGAACGATGCGCCGGTGCTGTTGGACCGCTTCCTTGATGATGCGGTTGAGGTGGATGTAGATGCCATTTGCGACGGCGAGCGCGTGCTCATCGGCGGCATTATGGAACATATCGAGCAAGCTGGGGTTCACTCCGGTGACTCAGCCTGCTCATTGCCTGCCTACACCCTGAGCAAAGAGATTCAGGATGTGATGCGCCAGCAAGTAGAAAAACTGGCCTTCGAGTTGTGTGTTCGTGGCCTGATGAACGTGCAGTTTGCGGTCAAGAACAATGAAGTTTACCTGATTGAAGTTAACCCACGAGCGGCCCGTACCGTACCATTCGTCTCTAAAGCGACCGGTATGCCACTGGCAAAAATTGCCGCGCGCGTGATGGTGGGGCAGTCACTGGCTGAGCAAGGTATTACCGAAGAGATTATTCCGCCTTATTACTCGGTAAAAGAGGTGGTATTGCCGTTTAATAAATTCCCTGGTGTTGACCCGATTTTAGGGCCAGAAATGCGCTCTACCGGTGAAGTCATGGGGGTTGGCCGTACCTTCGCAGAAGCTTTCTCTAAAGCGATGCTGGGCAGTCAATCAGGCATGAAAAAGAGTGGTCGGGCGCTGTTATCGGTTCGTGAGGGTGATAAGCATCGGGTGGTTGATCTGGCGGCGAAACTGCTGAAACAGGGCTTTGAACTGGATGCGACTCACGGTACTGCGGTGGTGCTGGGCGAAGCAGGGATCAATCCGCGCTTGGTCAACAAGGTGCATGAAGGCCGTCCACACATTCAGGACCGTATTAAGAATGGCGAGTACACCTATATCGTGAATACAACGGCAGGGCGTCAGGCGATTGAAGATTCCAAACTGATCCGCCGCAGCGCTTTGCAATATAAGGTGCACTACGACACCACCTTGAATGGTGGCTTTGCAACGGCAATGGCCTTAAATGCAGACCCAACCGAACAAGTGATTTCAGTGCAAGAGATGCACGCCAAGATTAAGAATATGAAAGGCTAA
- the apaH gene encoding bis(5'-nucleosyl)-tetraphosphatase (symmetrical) ApaH: MSTYLIGDVHGCLDELLALLAQVNFDPQQDRLWLTGDLVARGPASLDVLRYVRSLGPAVRMVLGNHDLHLLAVFAGISRNKPKDRITPLLEAPDADELINWLRRQPVLQVDDELKLIMAHAGITPQWDIETAKMCAREVESVLSSDSYPLFLDAMYGDMPNNWSPELTGLGRLRFSTNALTRMRFCFPNGQLDMICKDTPDNAPAPLKPWFELPRLVDPEYSIIFGHWASLEGKGVPEGIYGLDTGCCWGGDLTMLRWEDKRYFTQHAFKVAAETSGVDDSAAASEDPPNYL, from the coding sequence ATGTCTACTTATCTTATTGGCGATGTGCATGGCTGTCTTGATGAGTTGCTTGCGCTATTGGCGCAGGTAAACTTCGATCCGCAGCAGGATAGATTGTGGCTAACCGGTGATTTAGTCGCCCGTGGCCCAGCTTCACTTGATGTTTTACGCTATGTTCGCTCATTAGGCCCGGCGGTTCGTATGGTTCTGGGTAACCATGATCTGCATTTACTGGCCGTCTTTGCAGGCATCAGCCGCAATAAACCTAAAGATCGTATCACACCGCTGCTAGAAGCACCTGATGCTGACGAATTGATTAATTGGCTACGTCGCCAACCGGTTTTGCAGGTTGATGACGAGTTAAAATTAATCATGGCCCACGCGGGGATCACCCCACAATGGGATATAGAAACCGCCAAGATGTGCGCCCGTGAAGTCGAATCAGTATTAAGCAGTGACAGCTATCCGCTATTCCTTGATGCAATGTATGGTGATATGCCGAACAACTGGTCACCCGAATTGACCGGGCTGGGGCGCTTGCGCTTTAGCACCAATGCACTGACCCGTATGCGTTTCTGCTTCCCTAATGGGCAGTTGGATATGATTTGCAAAGATACGCCAGATAATGCCCCAGCCCCACTTAAACCTTGGTTCGAACTACCAAGGCTTGTCGATCCTGAATATTCGATTATTTTTGGTCACTGGGCATCACTGGAAGGTAAAGGTGTTCCGGAAGGTATTTATGGGCTGGATACGGGCTGCTGCTGGGGTGGCGACTTAACCATGCTCCGTTGGGAGGATAAACGTTATTTCACTCAACATGCATTTAAAGTTGCAGCCGAAACCAGTGGCGTTGATGACTCTGCCGCTGCATCAGAAGATCCACCAAACTACTTATAA
- a CDS encoding threonine/serine ThrE exporter family protein translates to MSLENVISSEVPHQQQREITRLCIKCALLLLQHGAESMLVEQLSARLGIALGMDSVESSISANAVVLTTISQGNCLTSTRKNADRGINMQVVTEVQHIVILVEHHLLDAKGVDKRFENIKPLRYPRWLVVVMVALSCGCFSKLNGGGWDAFSIAFIASGLAMFVRQSLTARHMNPLINFCITAFVATSASGLLMRLPFFHEASSVAMAASVLLLVPGFPLINAVADMFKGHVNTGLARWAMASLLTLSTCIGVIFAMALWGLRGWS, encoded by the coding sequence ATGAGCCTGGAGAATGTAATAAGCAGTGAAGTGCCGCATCAGCAGCAGCGGGAGATTACACGATTGTGCATCAAATGCGCTCTGCTACTGTTGCAACATGGCGCAGAAAGTATGCTGGTTGAGCAGCTATCTGCCCGTTTGGGTATCGCACTGGGAATGGACAGTGTCGAAAGCTCCATCTCAGCCAATGCGGTTGTTTTGACCACCATCAGTCAGGGTAATTGCCTGACCTCTACCCGTAAAAATGCTGACCGCGGTATCAATATGCAGGTGGTCACTGAGGTTCAGCATATTGTCATTTTGGTGGAGCATCATCTGCTGGATGCGAAGGGGGTAGATAAGCGTTTTGAGAATATCAAACCGCTGCGTTATCCGCGCTGGCTGGTGGTTGTGATGGTCGCACTGTCTTGTGGCTGCTTTAGTAAACTCAATGGCGGCGGTTGGGATGCATTTTCCATCGCCTTTATTGCCAGTGGGTTGGCGATGTTTGTGCGTCAAAGCCTGACGGCTCGCCATATGAATCCGCTGATCAATTTCTGCATCACAGCATTTGTCGCGACATCGGCATCTGGCTTATTGATGCGGCTACCCTTTTTCCATGAGGCATCCAGTGTGGCGATGGCCGCCAGTGTATTGCTCTTGGTACCCGGTTTCCCGCTGATTAATGCTGTCGCGGATATGTTCAAAGGGCATGTTAATACTGGGTTAGCACGTTGGGCGATGGCCAGTTTGCTTACTCTATCCACCTGTATTGGGGTGATATTTGCTATGGCGCTTTGGGGATTGCGGGGGTGGTCGTGA
- a CDS encoding LysE family transporter has protein sequence MLETSLFVATIATLGMLSPGPDFFLVIKNAARYRRPAAMMTALGVILGVATHMSYCVAGLAVVITTTPWLFNLLKYAGACYLIWIGIQALLSRGESKLSIDNAAYSPITLKAAFLQGYLCNLLNPKATLFFLAVFTQILQIDSGVGEKLWYASIIWVLAVIWWPLLVILIQSAPVRRGLAKAQKVVDKLLGGLLIGLGIKVALS, from the coding sequence ATGCTTGAAACTTCATTATTCGTCGCAACTATTGCTACCTTAGGGATGCTCTCCCCCGGCCCCGATTTTTTTCTGGTCATTAAAAACGCCGCCCGCTATCGCCGCCCTGCAGCCATGATGACCGCACTCGGCGTCATTTTGGGTGTAGCCACACATATGTCTTACTGCGTGGCGGGTCTGGCCGTGGTTATCACCACCACCCCCTGGCTATTCAATCTGCTGAAATATGCCGGTGCCTGCTATTTGATTTGGATTGGTATCCAAGCCCTGCTGTCGCGGGGAGAGAGCAAGCTCAGTATTGATAACGCAGCATACTCTCCCATCACGCTGAAAGCCGCATTCTTGCAGGGATACCTTTGCAACTTATTGAATCCCAAAGCAACACTGTTCTTCCTCGCCGTTTTCACTCAAATATTGCAGATAGACTCCGGCGTGGGTGAAAAACTATGGTACGCCTCAATCATCTGGGTACTGGCCGTGATCTGGTGGCCTCTGCTGGTGATTCTGATTCAAAGTGCGCCAGTGCGCCGTGGTTTGGCAAAAGCACAAAAAGTGGTCGATAAGCTACTGGGTGGGCTATTAATCGGTTTGGGTATCAAAGTCGCTTTAAGCTAG
- the dapB gene encoding 4-hydroxy-tetrahydrodipicolinate reductase, giving the protein MTNSTIRIAVVGAGGRMGRQLIQAITQTDGVVLGAAVERVGSTLVGSDAGELAGTGLLGIAVSDDLLSVIDHFDVLIDFTRPEGTLVHLAICRQHRKAMVIGTTGFDDAGKAAISAAAADIGIVFAANFSVGVNVVLKLLEKAAKVMGDYTDIEIIEAHHRHKVDAPSGTALAMGEAIADSLGWSLKDHAVYSREGHTGERKPGTIGFATVRAGDIVGEHTAMFADIGERVEITHKATSRMTFANGAVKSAIWVSEHDNGQFDMRDVLNLNQL; this is encoded by the coding sequence ATGACCAATTCAACTATTCGTATCGCTGTTGTCGGCGCGGGTGGCCGTATGGGCCGGCAACTTATTCAGGCAATTACCCAGACAGATGGCGTTGTGTTGGGGGCAGCAGTTGAGCGCGTCGGCTCCACTTTGGTCGGCAGTGACGCTGGTGAGTTGGCCGGAACAGGCTTGCTAGGTATTGCTGTAAGTGATGATTTATTAAGTGTAATTGACCATTTTGATGTGTTGATCGATTTTACTCGCCCAGAAGGTACGCTGGTACATTTAGCCATTTGCCGTCAGCACCGCAAAGCGATGGTTATCGGCACAACTGGCTTTGATGATGCAGGTAAGGCGGCCATCAGTGCAGCGGCAGCTGATATTGGCATTGTCTTCGCGGCCAACTTCAGTGTTGGGGTGAATGTAGTGCTCAAGTTGCTCGAAAAAGCAGCAAAAGTGATGGGCGACTACACCGATATCGAGATTATTGAAGCGCACCACAGACACAAAGTTGATGCGCCTTCAGGGACGGCTCTTGCCATGGGCGAAGCTATTGCCGATTCATTGGGCTGGTCACTAAAAGATCATGCAGTCTATAGTCGTGAAGGTCATACCGGTGAGCGTAAACCCGGCACGATAGGCTTTGCGACGGTGCGGGCTGGCGATATCGTTGGTGAACATACCGCGATGTTTGCTGACATTGGCGAGCGGGTTGAAATCACACATAAAGCAACCAGCCGCATGACATTTGCCAATGGTGCAGTTAAGTCTGCGATTTGGGTGTCTGAGCATGATAATGGTCAGTTTGATATGCGAGATGTACTGAATTTGAATCAACTTTAA